One window from the genome of Chroococcidiopsis sp. TS-821 encodes:
- a CDS encoding low temperature-induced protein, translated as MRSIRFKLSALRPVRVLVALCACVFLVFSSAAPALSDTPQPGAAPSTPQQGEANLTAIEKEAQKAAADDPYSRKETQVKANEGLNEIQGAADAEKMSRPENAQATSVEEKSKNFLEALTGKK; from the coding sequence ATGCGCTCTATTCGTTTTAAATTGTCTGCTTTGCGTCCAGTACGCGTTTTGGTAGCTCTTTGTGCTTGTGTTTTTTTAGTATTCTCTAGCGCTGCTCCTGCTTTAAGTGACACACCCCAACCTGGGGCTGCTCCATCCACACCTCAGCAAGGTGAAGCAAATCTAACAGCAATCGAAAAGGAAGCACAGAAGGCAGCTGCAGACGACCCTTATTCGCGCAAAGAAACGCAAGTTAAAGCTAACGAGGGTCTCAATGAAATTCAAGGTGCTGCTGACGCAGAAAAAATGAGTCGTCCAGAAAATGCTCAGGCGACATCCGTCGAAGAAAAGTCCAAGAATTTCCTTGAAGCCTTGACAGGAAAAAAATAA
- a CDS encoding DUF1257 domain-containing protein: MSHFSTLRTKITDVEILKASLRDLGITTKTEADVRGYNGQRVRADLVAVLDGEYDLGWSRNSDGSYDLIADLWGVAKKHNQTELINSINQKYAVNKTLAEVKQRGLQNANVKLVLQ, translated from the coding sequence ATGTCTCACTTTAGCACCCTACGCACCAAAATTACTGATGTAGAAATCCTCAAGGCTTCTCTGCGCGACTTGGGTATTACTACCAAAACTGAAGCCGATGTACGCGGTTACAATGGTCAGCGCGTTCGTGCGGACTTAGTTGCAGTATTAGACGGTGAGTATGACCTGGGTTGGTCCCGCAATAGCGATGGTTCTTATGATTTAATTGCTGATCTTTGGGGCGTTGCTAAGAAGCACAATCAAACTGAGTTAATCAACTCGATTAACCAAAAGTATGCTGTTAACAAAACCTTAGCTGAAGTTAAGCAGCGTGGTTTGCAAAATGCCAACGTCAAGTTGGTATTGCAATAG
- a CDS encoding AAA family ATPase, translating into MKEELSVLIQAQYPLIYLVTSEEERAEQAISMIAQTRPQRRIFVWTVTHGIVEYGQPRNITQHNTVSPEAAIEWVIRQREASIFIFKDLHPFIDSPATTRWLRDAIASFKGTQKTIILMSPLQQIPIELEKEVVVLDFALPDMTELNDVLSRQLEQSRNRRLSTEAREKLLKAALGLTRDEAEKVYRKAQVYTKGQLTENEVDIVLSEKKQLIRRNGILEFIEEDETLEAVGGLEELKRWLKQRSNAFTERAREYGLPQPKGMLILGVPGCGKSLIAKTTSRLWGLPLLRLDMGRVYDGSMVGRSEANLRNALKTAESISPAILFIDELDKAFAGGTGSADSDGGTSSRIFGSFLTWMQEKTSPVFVMATANRVERLPGEFLRKGRFDEIFFVDLPNAEERKEIFQIHLVKRKRDVSRFDLEQLAKVADGFSGAEIEQALIAAMYEAFAQDREFTQLDIIAAIKATLPLSRTMTEQVTALRDWARQRARPAAASVAEYQRMEF; encoded by the coding sequence ATGAAAGAAGAGCTAAGCGTCTTAATACAAGCTCAATACCCTCTAATCTACCTTGTGACCTCCGAGGAAGAACGGGCTGAGCAGGCAATATCGATGATCGCCCAAACGCGACCCCAACGGCGAATCTTTGTCTGGACTGTTACCCACGGTATTGTTGAGTATGGTCAACCCCGGAATATAACACAACACAATACTGTATCGCCAGAAGCCGCGATTGAATGGGTAATTCGCCAACGCGAAGCAAGCATATTTATTTTCAAAGATTTGCATCCTTTCATCGATTCGCCCGCAACAACACGATGGTTAAGAGATGCGATCGCAAGCTTTAAAGGCACGCAAAAAACCATCATATTGATGTCGCCGTTGCAGCAAATTCCTATTGAGTTAGAAAAAGAAGTCGTTGTCCTTGACTTTGCCCTTCCAGATATGACCGAGCTTAACGACGTGCTATCTCGGCAGTTAGAGCAAAGTCGCAATCGGCGATTGAGTACCGAAGCGCGGGAAAAACTTCTTAAAGCGGCACTAGGCTTAACTCGCGACGAAGCCGAGAAAGTTTACCGTAAGGCTCAAGTCTATACCAAGGGTCAACTGACCGAGAATGAAGTAGACATTGTTTTATCAGAAAAGAAACAGCTAATTCGCCGTAACGGCATCTTAGAATTCATCGAAGAAGACGAAACTCTAGAGGCTGTTGGTGGTTTAGAAGAACTCAAACGCTGGTTGAAACAGCGTTCAAATGCTTTCACCGAAAGAGCACGAGAGTACGGACTGCCCCAACCAAAGGGAATGTTGATTCTGGGTGTTCCTGGTTGCGGAAAGTCACTCATTGCAAAAACAACGTCTCGACTCTGGGGATTACCGTTACTCCGCCTTGATATGGGTAGAGTATACGACGGCTCAATGGTAGGGCGCTCCGAAGCAAATTTACGTAATGCCTTGAAGACGGCAGAATCGATTTCACCAGCAATTCTCTTCATAGATGAACTTGATAAAGCCTTTGCAGGTGGTACAGGCTCTGCTGATTCTGATGGCGGTACCTCAAGTCGAATTTTCGGTTCGTTCTTGACCTGGATGCAAGAGAAAACCTCTCCAGTGTTTGTGATGGCAACAGCCAACCGAGTCGAACGTTTACCTGGTGAATTTTTAAGGAAAGGGCGCTTTGATGAAATTTTCTTTGTTGACCTTCCCAATGCGGAAGAGCGTAAAGAAATTTTCCAAATCCACCTTGTTAAGCGTAAACGAGATGTTTCGCGATTTGATCTCGAACAGCTTGCCAAAGTAGCTGATGGCTTTTCAGGTGCAGAAATCGAGCAAGCATTAATTGCTGCGATGTATGAAGCCTTTGCGCAAGACCGCGAGTTTACGCAGTTAGATATTATTGCTGCGATTAAGGCAACATTGCCACTATCGCGCACCATGACCGAACAAGTTACTGCCCTGAGAGACTGGGCTAGGCAGCGTGCCCGACCCGCAGCAGCCTCCGTTGCTGAGTATCAGCGAATGGAGTTTTAA
- a CDS encoding UDP-sulfoquinovose synthase — MKVLVIGGDGYCGWATALYLSNQGYEVGILDSLVRRYWDLELGVETLTPIAPIKQRLQRWHDLTGKSIDLFVGDINNYDFLKQALHKFEPDAIVHFGEQRSAPFSMIDREHAVLTQVNNVVGTLNLLYAMREFPDCHLVKLGTMGEYGTPNIDIEEGYITIEHNGRKDTLPYPKQPGSMYHLSKVHDSHNIHFACRIWGLRATDLNQGVVYGVLTEETGMDELLINRLDYDGIFGTALNRFCIQAAIGHPLTVYGQGGQTRGFLDIRDTVRCVELAIANPAKPGEFRVFNQFTEQFSVGDLALMVKKAGQSLGLSVEINHIDNPRVEKEEHYFNAKNTNLLNLGLQPHYLSEALLDSLLNFAIKYQHRVDRNQILPKVSWRR; from the coding sequence ATGAAAGTCCTGGTTATTGGTGGCGATGGCTATTGCGGTTGGGCAACCGCACTGTACCTTTCTAATCAAGGGTACGAAGTTGGCATTCTAGATAGCTTGGTACGGCGGTACTGGGATCTGGAATTAGGCGTAGAAACATTAACTCCGATTGCGCCGATTAAACAAAGACTACAGCGATGGCACGATTTGACAGGAAAATCCATCGACCTATTTGTCGGCGATATTAACAATTACGATTTTCTCAAGCAAGCACTACACAAATTTGAACCAGATGCGATCGTTCATTTTGGCGAACAGCGCTCAGCTCCATTTTCGATGATTGACCGCGAACATGCCGTATTGACTCAAGTAAATAATGTTGTCGGAACATTAAATTTGTTGTACGCGATGCGCGAGTTTCCGGACTGTCACCTGGTGAAATTAGGCACGATGGGTGAATATGGCACGCCAAACATCGATATTGAAGAAGGCTACATCACGATTGAACACAATGGGCGCAAAGACACGCTACCTTATCCAAAACAGCCGGGTAGCATGTATCATCTCAGCAAAGTTCATGACAGTCACAATATTCACTTTGCTTGTCGCATCTGGGGCTTGCGCGCAACTGACTTGAATCAAGGAGTTGTTTATGGCGTGTTGACTGAAGAAACTGGCATGGATGAGTTGCTGATTAACCGCTTAGACTATGACGGCATTTTTGGTACCGCGCTCAACCGTTTTTGCATTCAAGCGGCAATTGGTCATCCTTTAACAGTTTATGGTCAAGGAGGGCAAACGCGAGGCTTTTTGGATATCCGCGACACGGTGCGGTGTGTAGAACTCGCGATCGCAAATCCGGCAAAACCTGGAGAATTTCGCGTATTTAACCAATTCACCGAACAGTTTAGTGTTGGTGACCTAGCATTAATGGTGAAAAAAGCGGGACAATCGTTGGGATTAAGCGTCGAAATCAATCATATTGATAATCCAAGAGTTGAAAAGGAAGAACATTACTTCAATGCCAAAAACACCAACTTACTCAATTTAGGATTGCAGCCGCATTATCTCTCAGAGGCATTGCTTGATTCGTTACTTAACTTTGCGATCAAGTATCAGCATCGCGTCGATCGCAACCAAATTCTGCCAAAAGTTTCTTGGCGGAGATAG
- a CDS encoding glycosyltransferase family 1 protein, whose product MRIALFTETFLPKVDGIVTRLSHTIDHLQRNGNQVMVFAPEGGIAEYKGAKIHGVSGFPLPLYPELKLALPRPAIGHALENFQPDIIHVVNPAVLGLAGIFYSKALKIPLVASYHTHLPQYLQHYGLGMLEGLLWELLKTGHNQAEINLCTSTAMMQELAAHGIERIALWQRGVDTELFHPEQASQEMRSHLSQGHPEKPLLLYVGRLSAEKEIERIKAILTAIPEARLALVGDGPHRHALEKHFAQTPTHFVGYLTGKDLAAAFASADAFIFPSRTETLGLVLLEAMAAGCPVVAANSGGIPDIVTSGVNGYLFEPDTDDAGAIAATQRLLAQTQERETIRQNARKEAERWGWGAATRQLQDYYTSVLTRKLASLTC is encoded by the coding sequence ATGCGAATCGCCTTATTTACAGAAACCTTTTTACCCAAGGTTGATGGTATTGTCACGCGCCTGAGCCATACCATCGACCATCTCCAGCGTAACGGCAATCAAGTCATGGTATTTGCCCCAGAGGGCGGGATTGCGGAGTACAAAGGCGCGAAAATTCATGGCGTCTCAGGCTTTCCCCTACCACTGTATCCAGAGTTGAAATTAGCACTACCTCGACCCGCGATTGGTCACGCGTTAGAAAACTTTCAACCGGATATTATTCATGTTGTCAATCCAGCTGTTTTGGGGTTAGCTGGAATATTTTATAGCAAAGCGCTCAAAATTCCTTTAGTGGCTTCCTACCATACCCATTTACCACAATATCTACAGCATTATGGGTTGGGAATGCTAGAAGGTTTGCTGTGGGAACTGCTGAAGACGGGTCACAACCAAGCAGAAATTAATTTGTGTACTTCAACAGCAATGATGCAGGAGTTAGCTGCTCATGGAATTGAACGCATAGCACTGTGGCAAAGGGGTGTCGATACAGAATTATTTCATCCTGAGCAAGCGAGTCAGGAAATGCGATCGCACCTCAGCCAAGGTCATCCTGAAAAGCCACTTTTGCTGTATGTTGGGCGGTTGTCTGCGGAAAAAGAAATTGAGCGAATCAAAGCAATTTTGACAGCAATTCCCGAAGCGCGTTTAGCATTGGTGGGTGATGGACCGCACCGTCATGCCTTAGAAAAGCATTTTGCTCAAACACCGACGCATTTTGTGGGTTATCTCACAGGCAAAGATTTAGCAGCAGCGTTTGCTTCAGCAGATGCATTTATTTTTCCTTCACGGACAGAAACGCTAGGATTAGTGCTACTAGAGGCAATGGCCGCTGGATGTCCTGTTGTAGCAGCAAATTCGGGTGGTATTCCTGATATTGTGACTTCTGGTGTCAATGGTTATTTATTCGAGCCTGATACTGATGATGCGGGTGCGATCGCGGCTACGCAACGCTTATTGGCACAGACACAAGAGCGCGAAACAATTCGGCAAAATGCCCGTAAAGAGGCAGAACGATGGGGCTGGGGAGCAGCTACGCGCCAGCTACAAGATTATTATACGAGCGTGTTAACGCGGAAGCTAGCTAGCTTAACTTGCTAA
- the radA gene encoding DNA repair protein RadA, whose protein sequence is MPKPRTYYVCNECGAESPQWFGKCPACGTYNSLEEQIEPTTSATLPSRGGLQLTRSNNKSATKPAKPRASLTFAQISDRQVMRWVSGYGELDRVLGGGIVPGSLVLIGGDPGIGKSTLLLQVSNQLAQKYRILYVCGEESGQQVKLRASRLGVAKPINDSNNGEANINLPQSNSAATDIAVGADLYVLPETDLEEILREIDSLKPNVAVIDSIQTVYFPTLTSAPGSVAQVRECTAALMQVAKRDDVTMLIVGHVTKEGAIAGPKVLEHLVDTVLYFEGDRFASHRLLRTVKNRFGATHEIGIFEMIDRGLREVPNPSELFLGNRDEPAPGTAIVVACEGTRPIVVELQALVSPTSYASPRRSTTGVDYNRLLQILAVLEKRVGIPLSKLDSYVASAGGLNVEEPAVDLGVAIAVVASFRDRVVDPGTVLIGEVGLGGQVRAVSQMELRLKEAAKLGFKRAIVPKGQNLPEVNIEVIPVAKVLDAIIAAIPPQHLTDSALLDEEQ, encoded by the coding sequence ATGCCAAAGCCTCGAACTTATTACGTATGCAATGAATGTGGCGCAGAATCTCCCCAGTGGTTTGGCAAGTGCCCTGCCTGCGGAACTTATAATTCTTTAGAGGAACAAATCGAGCCGACAACATCAGCAACGTTACCAAGCCGTGGCGGCTTACAACTGACGCGCAGTAATAATAAATCGGCGACTAAACCAGCTAAACCAAGAGCCTCGCTCACCTTTGCTCAAATTAGCGATCGCCAAGTCATGCGTTGGGTTTCTGGCTATGGCGAACTTGACCGAGTTTTGGGCGGAGGAATTGTTCCTGGGTCTTTAGTACTCATCGGTGGCGATCCTGGAATTGGTAAATCAACTCTCTTATTACAAGTCTCTAATCAACTTGCACAAAAGTATCGCATACTTTATGTTTGCGGAGAAGAATCAGGACAACAAGTAAAACTGCGCGCTTCGCGTTTAGGAGTTGCCAAACCAATCAATGACTCAAATAACGGCGAAGCGAATATTAATTTACCACAGTCCAATTCTGCAGCAACTGATATCGCTGTTGGTGCAGATTTATATGTTTTACCAGAGACAGATCTTGAAGAAATTTTAAGAGAAATTGACTCGCTTAAACCTAATGTTGCTGTCATCGATAGTATTCAAACAGTTTATTTTCCCACACTCACTTCAGCTCCTGGTTCCGTTGCACAAGTACGCGAATGTACCGCAGCTTTAATGCAAGTCGCAAAACGCGACGACGTAACAATGTTAATTGTGGGTCATGTTACCAAAGAAGGTGCAATAGCAGGACCTAAAGTTTTAGAACATTTAGTCGATACGGTTTTGTACTTTGAAGGCGATCGCTTCGCCTCGCATCGACTTTTAAGAACTGTTAAAAATCGCTTTGGCGCAACGCATGAAATTGGCATCTTTGAAATGATCGATCGCGGATTGCGCGAAGTTCCGAATCCATCTGAGTTATTTTTAGGAAATCGCGACGAACCTGCACCAGGAACTGCGATCGTTGTCGCTTGTGAAGGAACGCGCCCAATTGTGGTTGAGTTACAAGCTTTGGTCAGTCCTACAAGTTATGCCTCCCCACGTCGTTCCACAACGGGTGTAGACTACAATCGTTTGTTACAAATTCTTGCTGTCTTAGAAAAACGCGTTGGTATTCCGCTATCTAAGCTTGATAGCTACGTTGCTTCGGCGGGTGGTTTGAACGTTGAAGAACCTGCTGTAGACCTTGGCGTTGCCATTGCTGTCGTTGCATCGTTTCGCGATCGCGTCGTCGATCCTGGAACAGTTTTGATTGGTGAGGTGGGCTTGGGCGGACAAGTACGAGCAGTTTCGCAAATGGAACTCCGGCTCAAAGAAGCTGCTAAGCTGGGTTTCAAACGCGCGATCGTCCCTAAAGGACAAAACCTTCCTGAGGTCAACATAGAAGTGATTCCTGTTGCTAAAGTTCTTGATGCGATTATTGCCGCTATTCCTCCCCAACACTTGACAGACTCCGCTTTGCTTGACGAGGAACAGTAA
- the rpaB gene encoding response regulator transcription factor RpaB: MESHKEKILVVDDEASIRRILETRLSMIGYDVVTAADGEEALETFRKTQPDLVVLDVMMPKLDGYGVCQELRKESDVPIIMLTALGDVADRITGLELGADDYVVKPFSPKELEARIRSVLRRVDKTGVTGIPSSGVIHVGQLRIDTNKRQVYKGDERIRLTGMEFSLLELLVSRSGEAFSRSEILQEVWGYTPERHVDTRVVDVHISRLRAKLEDDPSNPELILTARGTGYLFQRIIEPGEE, from the coding sequence TTGGAAAGTCATAAAGAAAAAATCTTAGTAGTAGATGACGAAGCAAGCATACGTCGTATTTTAGAAACCCGACTGTCAATGATTGGTTATGATGTTGTTACCGCAGCTGACGGGGAAGAAGCACTCGAAACATTTCGGAAAACGCAACCTGACTTAGTTGTACTTGACGTCATGATGCCAAAGCTAGACGGCTACGGAGTTTGTCAAGAACTACGTAAAGAATCAGACGTCCCAATCATTATGCTAACAGCCCTGGGAGATGTCGCAGACCGCATCACGGGTTTAGAACTAGGTGCGGATGATTACGTCGTCAAACCGTTTTCTCCTAAAGAACTCGAAGCGCGAATTCGTTCGGTATTGCGGCGAGTCGATAAAACTGGCGTGACAGGAATTCCGAGTTCTGGTGTAATTCACGTCGGACAACTACGGATAGATACCAACAAGCGGCAAGTTTATAAAGGAGATGAGCGGATTCGATTAACCGGAATGGAATTTAGTTTGCTTGAGTTGCTCGTGAGTCGTTCGGGAGAAGCATTCTCGCGCTCAGAGATTCTCCAAGAAGTGTGGGGCTATACTCCTGAAAGACACGTAGATACTCGCGTAGTAGACGTTCACATTTCGCGGTTGCGTGCCAAATTAGAAGACGATCCGAGTAATCCAGAACTTATTCTAACCGCGCGAGGTACGGGTTATTTGTTTCAACGCATCATTGAACCAGGCGAGGAGTAA
- a CDS encoding cofactor assembly of complex C subunit B, producing the protein MAKPDQNQFFRLLPIVVGALGGTLLLLNRLLTAELTDSQARADALGIMMSAVLILTGLLWQRITPRSPDTVTLVGQEGFEMAPLSEAAQTELAWASHLLLTNTATRSLVVFYQGQVLLRRGILGQKSEVKPGAILQRVLDKHKPVYLVDLKIYPGRIEFDYLPENTQGVIVQPIGQEGALILAANAPRSYTKQDENWIAGIADKLSVTLKNSTNIAPISG; encoded by the coding sequence ATGGCTAAACCAGACCAAAATCAATTCTTCCGGCTGTTACCAATCGTGGTCGGTGCGCTTGGCGGGACATTACTTCTGCTAAACCGTTTATTAACAGCAGAACTAACGGATTCGCAGGCGCGAGCAGATGCGCTGGGAATTATGATGAGCGCGGTTTTGATTTTAACAGGTTTACTATGGCAGCGAATTACACCGCGATCGCCTGACACCGTAACTTTAGTCGGGCAAGAAGGTTTTGAGATGGCACCATTGTCAGAAGCAGCACAAACGGAACTGGCTTGGGCATCGCACTTGCTGTTAACGAATACTGCAACGCGATCGCTAGTAGTCTTTTACCAAGGTCAAGTATTGCTGCGACGCGGGATTTTAGGTCAAAAATCAGAAGTCAAGCCAGGGGCAATTTTGCAACGCGTGCTAGACAAGCATAAACCTGTTTACCTGGTAGATTTAAAAATATACCCAGGACGGATCGAATTTGACTACTTGCCAGAAAATACTCAAGGTGTGATAGTACAGCCAATTGGTCAAGAGGGAGCTTTAATCTTAGCAGCCAATGCACCGCGCAGCTACACTAAGCAAGATGAAAATTGGATCGCTGGAATTGCTGATAAGTTAAGTGTTACGCTGAAAAACTCTACAAACATCGCTCCTATTTCTGGATGA
- a CDS encoding DUF456 domain-containing protein: MLLTLYWVLLALMTIGVIGAVVPGIPGTSLILIAIIIWGVLQGSLSSIAVPLTVAIVVLLVSIGIDFLATYWGAKRAGASKWGQIGAIVGLILGFLGLLPTLPFGGPLLGILLGPLLGAIIGEYLYQHNWQLAIKAGVGIVVGSLIGNLVQGALAIVTLSVFVLATWSQVTGI, from the coding sequence ATGCTATTAACGCTGTATTGGGTGCTACTTGCTTTAATGACGATTGGTGTCATTGGGGCTGTGGTTCCAGGAATTCCCGGAACTAGTTTAATTTTAATAGCGATTATTATTTGGGGTGTTCTCCAAGGCTCGCTGAGTAGTATTGCTGTACCACTCACGGTCGCGATCGTCGTGTTGCTTGTCAGTATTGGAATTGATTTTTTAGCAACTTACTGGGGTGCGAAACGTGCTGGGGCAAGTAAATGGGGACAAATTGGTGCAATTGTTGGTTTAATCTTGGGTTTTTTAGGATTACTACCAACTTTACCTTTTGGTGGACCTTTGCTTGGTATCCTCCTCGGTCCATTGCTAGGAGCGATTATAGGTGAGTATCTGTATCAACACAATTGGCAACTAGCCATCAAAGCTGGAGTAGGAATTGTCGTCGGTTCGTTGATTGGAAATTTAGTTCAAGGAGCATTAGCAATTGTTACCTTAAGCGTTTTCGTGCTCGCAACTTGGTCGCAAGTTACTGGTATCTGA
- a CDS encoding S8 family serine peptidase: MTNQEIQASNSSVFDYLHTTNHQPNDNSSDPLGTTSLNPIFTNFSVFDASGDNTSNSVFEGGTLRLSYDLGNILSLLDVRLEALKGDRIVSTLGTWNQANLSNELIHLANFADFTGDSYQLRAVARTTDGQEFSSDSQAMNVLSWNRIDGTFKGETIDYTADFGTGAVIIGRGGTDTLNLSGLSPSSITSINGIGLADFNPLSNSTANQAIFKGTAFDHINLADGREIYLQGIERLRFSDSSIFELQVRTNDTFFGSQWNLHISDVGSAWRFTQGASDVLLASLDTGILTASGASGDIVDIAIDRLITDPTDDDNFNNYGHGHCAISIMSSTANNSSGIAGINWNSSVYVNDVYRGVSLQQAIQDTISYARARNQRVVFQGGIQGNWFNSGGTREQLEQLIRDNSDIAIFAIAAGNGGPGGNLSDPDYLTSVSGVAQLETTHDNVISVGALRNTSPTTKIDGLTNASAVNLASYSNRGSNLTLVAATDSPAMDKFGNMRFFGGTSGANPNVAGIASLVWSVNSSLTGGQVRQILIDTAMDLGVDGRDNTFGYGLVNADAAVRRAVALQRNSDVANLYSGRSIFV; encoded by the coding sequence GTGACAAATCAGGAAATTCAAGCGAGCAACTCTTCAGTTTTTGATTACCTGCATACCACAAATCATCAACCAAATGATAATAGTAGCGATCCATTAGGCACGACAAGCCTTAATCCTATCTTTACGAACTTTAGTGTATTTGATGCTTCTGGAGATAATACTTCAAATAGTGTTTTTGAAGGTGGAACTTTACGTTTGAGTTATGATTTAGGCAACATTTTATCCTTATTAGATGTACGCTTAGAAGCACTAAAAGGCGATCGCATTGTATCTACTTTAGGAACCTGGAATCAAGCTAACCTATCAAACGAGTTAATCCATCTGGCTAACTTTGCCGATTTTACCGGAGATAGTTATCAACTACGCGCAGTTGCTCGCACTACTGACGGTCAAGAGTTTTCTTCGGATTCTCAAGCGATGAATGTACTATCTTGGAATCGCATTGATGGCACTTTTAAGGGCGAAACTATTGACTACACAGCAGACTTCGGGACGGGTGCAGTCATCATTGGACGAGGCGGTACAGACACGTTAAACTTATCTGGACTTTCTCCTTCTAGCATTACTAGTATCAATGGGATCGGTCTCGCTGATTTCAATCCGTTGTCTAACTCAACTGCTAACCAAGCAATTTTTAAGGGTACAGCCTTTGACCACATCAATCTTGCTGATGGTCGAGAAATTTATTTACAAGGCATTGAAAGACTGCGCTTTTCAGATTCCTCAATTTTTGAACTGCAAGTACGTACCAACGACACTTTCTTTGGTTCTCAATGGAATTTACATATATCTGATGTCGGTAGCGCCTGGCGCTTTACTCAAGGAGCTAGCGATGTCTTACTAGCTTCTTTAGATACAGGAATTTTAACGGCATCTGGTGCTAGCGGAGATATTGTTGATATTGCCATAGATCGTTTAATTACCGATCCTACTGACGATGACAACTTTAATAACTACGGACACGGACATTGTGCAATTAGCATTATGTCTTCGACTGCCAATAATTCCTCTGGTATCGCAGGAATTAACTGGAACAGCAGCGTGTACGTGAATGACGTATATAGAGGTGTCTCTCTACAGCAAGCTATTCAGGATACGATTAGCTATGCACGTGCTAGAAACCAACGCGTCGTCTTCCAAGGTGGAATTCAAGGGAATTGGTTTAATAGTGGTGGTACGCGCGAGCAACTTGAACAATTAATTCGAGATAACTCTGACATTGCTATCTTTGCGATCGCCGCAGGTAATGGCGGTCCTGGTGGTAATCTTTCTGACCCTGATTATTTAACTAGTGTCAGTGGTGTTGCGCAATTAGAAACAACGCATGACAATGTTATTTCAGTTGGTGCATTGCGGAACACAAGTCCTACGACGAAGATAGATGGCTTGACCAATGCTTCTGCTGTCAATCTTGCTAGTTACTCGAATCGCGGTTCTAATTTGACGTTAGTAGCTGCTACTGATTCTCCAGCAATGGATAAATTTGGTAATATGCGCTTTTTCGGTGGAACCTCTGGTGCTAATCCGAATGTAGCTGGGATTGCTTCCTTAGTATGGAGTGTTAATTCGAGCTTAACAGGAGGACAAGTACGTCAAATCTTGATCGATACAGCAATGGATTTGGGAGTAGATGGTCGAGATAATACCTTTGGCTATGGTTTAGTCAATGCTGATGCTGCCGTACGTCGTGCAGTAGCGCTGCAACGTAATTCCGACGTGGCAAATCTTTATTCTGGTCGCTCAATATTTGTGTAG
- a CDS encoding alpha/beta fold hydrolase, which produces MNTENQITAGKLDWFYREHKPIQGVDRPPVILLHGIPAQSYTWTAIMPALADKGFRAIAPDWIGFGLSAKPDKRDFAYTPDAFISAFAEFIQALDISRFSLVVQGFLGSVGLQYALRNPQQIERLAILNAPISTRAKLPWKLKQLGLPFMGDMLTQDPLLVDRTLESGSRYQIGEKDLNVYRQPFLKSSAAGRSLLATVRNLQLQKSLAEIESGLREWQQPTMVIWGIKDPWLAMQDTQNAVESLKNVELVQIPEAGHYPQEHWSDKVGDLLQLFLRRTT; this is translated from the coding sequence GTGAATACCGAAAATCAAATTACCGCAGGCAAATTGGATTGGTTTTATCGCGAACATAAACCAATTCAAGGTGTCGATCGACCACCTGTTATTTTACTTCATGGTATTCCTGCCCAAAGCTACACCTGGACGGCAATTATGCCCGCTCTTGCTGATAAAGGATTTCGCGCGATCGCCCCCGATTGGATTGGATTCGGTTTGTCTGCTAAGCCTGACAAACGTGATTTCGCCTATACTCCTGATGCTTTTATCAGTGCATTTGCAGAATTTATCCAAGCGCTGGATATTTCGCGATTTTCTTTGGTTGTACAAGGATTTTTGGGTTCGGTTGGTTTGCAGTATGCCTTACGCAATCCGCAACAAATTGAACGCTTAGCAATTCTTAATGCACCAATTTCCACCCGCGCTAAACTTCCTTGGAAGCTGAAACAACTCGGATTGCCCTTTATGGGTGATATGCTTACGCAAGACCCACTTTTAGTTGACCGAACGCTAGAAAGTGGCAGTCGTTATCAAATCGGCGAAAAAGATTTGAACGTGTATCGCCAGCCTTTTCTCAAAAGTTCGGCAGCAGGGCGATCGCTTTTAGCGACTGTACGCAATCTTCAACTCCAAAAATCACTCGCAGAAATCGAATCAGGCTTGCGCGAGTGGCAACAACCAACAATGGTTATCTGGGGAATCAAGGATCCTTGGCTGGCAATGCAGGATACGCAAAACGCAGTCGAATCTCTCAAAAACGTCGAACTCGTCCAAATCCCTGAAGCCGGACACTACCCTCAAGAACATTGGTCAGACAAAGTTGGCGATCTACTGCAATTGTTTCTACGTCGTACTACGTAA